The following coding sequences lie in one Magnetococcales bacterium genomic window:
- a CDS encoding energy-coupling factor ABC transporter substrate-binding protein — translation MLRNNRFVLTLALLIVLLPFVLPGSKNGNFTGADDQAGKIVAQLQPGYHPWMTAFWTPPSNEIASLFFALQAALGSGLIGYYAGLRRGRRQAKESQTNQDHARS, via the coding sequence ATGTTGCGTAACAATCGGTTTGTTCTGACCCTGGCCCTGTTGATCGTGCTGCTTCCCTTTGTGCTGCCAGGATCCAAAAATGGCAATTTTACAGGTGCCGACGATCAGGCTGGAAAAATTGTTGCCCAGTTGCAGCCAGGATACCACCCCTGGATGACAGCGTTCTGGACCCCGCCCAGCAACGAAATTGCCAGCCTGTTCTTTGCCCTGCAAGCCGCCCTGGGCAGTGGCCTCATCGGTTATTATGCAGGCCTGCGGCGCGGTCGTCGCCAGGCGAAAGAGTCCCAAACCAATCAGGATCATGCGCGTTCTTGA
- the cbiQ gene encoding cobalt ECF transporter T component CbiQ, whose amino-acid sequence MRVLDRIAHNNAWSSRGTGGKAALCLGLMATALLGSPPFAALLVLLTTAILARMSARVPAAVFLGMLLIPASFLVTTLPMLAISVSWQEGLLLTWSATGARNAVLLGLRSLATLAAMLLLALTTPPMRLLTLGKKLGVSSVFIDLAMLTYRLLFVLGEMAATGFQSQSFRLGYQGWRRSLRSLALLVAGLLGRTLHQARRMETGLAARGYAGNLPVLSSAPQTLPGEWLWAVALPGGILLVSRELARYG is encoded by the coding sequence ATGCGCGTTCTTGACCGGATTGCCCACAACAATGCCTGGTCGTCACGCGGTACGGGAGGCAAAGCCGCTCTCTGTCTTGGCTTGATGGCCACGGCCCTGCTTGGATCCCCCCCCTTTGCCGCCCTGCTCGTTTTGCTGACCACGGCGATTCTGGCCCGCATGTCGGCCCGCGTTCCTGCTGCCGTATTTTTGGGCATGCTTTTGATCCCGGCCAGCTTTCTCGTGACCACTCTCCCCATGTTGGCCATTTCCGTATCCTGGCAGGAAGGTCTTCTCCTGACCTGGTCAGCCACCGGGGCACGGAATGCCGTGCTGCTTGGGTTGCGTTCCCTGGCCACTCTGGCGGCCATGCTCCTGCTCGCCTTGACCACTCCCCCCATGCGCCTGCTCACCCTCGGTAAAAAACTGGGGGTGTCGTCGGTGTTTATCGATCTTGCCATGCTCACCTACCGCCTGCTCTTCGTGCTGGGAGAGATGGCTGCCACCGGCTTCCAATCCCAATCTTTTCGCCTCGGTTATCAGGGATGGCGACGTTCCCTGCGCTCCCTGGCCCTGCTTGTGGCCGGTCTGCTGGGCCGCACCCTGCACCAGGCACGCCGCATGGAAACCGGCTTGGCGGCCCGCGGCTATGCGGGAAACCTCCCCGTACTCTCCTCCGCTCCGCAAACCTTGCCTGGAGAGTGGTTGTGGGCCGTGGCCCTGCCGGGAGGAATCCTGCTGGTGAGTCGGGAATTGGCGCGTTATGGCTGA
- a CDS encoding ATP-binding cassette domain-containing protein, whose protein sequence is MAEVILEARNLVYRFPGNTDATLRGLNLKIAAGERLALLGANGAGKTTLLLHLNGTLRPQTGSVLLDGQPVGHDRNSLAQWRRQVGVVLQESDDQLFAATVAEDVSFGPLNLGLSEAETRQRVTETLGALQIASLANRPPHLLSHGQRKRAAIAGILAMRPRILILDEPTAGLDHQGKIHLLAILSHLSDTGTTIVFSTHDVDFAYAWADTAALFADGRVLEQGPITTIMTRTSLLQAANLAPPMVLVLQDTLRHNGIAIPTNPPARTLEALAGIMTDKLFQMG, encoded by the coding sequence ATGGCTGAGGTCATTCTGGAAGCCCGCAATCTGGTTTATCGCTTTCCGGGCAACACCGACGCGACGCTGCGCGGCCTCAACCTGAAAATTGCCGCCGGCGAACGCCTCGCCCTGCTGGGGGCCAATGGTGCCGGCAAGACAACTCTCCTTTTGCACCTGAATGGCACCTTGCGCCCCCAGACAGGAAGTGTGCTGCTGGATGGTCAACCTGTTGGCCATGATCGCAATTCTCTTGCCCAATGGCGTCGCCAGGTCGGCGTGGTCCTTCAGGAATCGGATGATCAATTGTTTGCGGCCACGGTGGCCGAAGATGTCTCCTTTGGCCCCCTCAATCTTGGTTTGTCGGAAGCTGAAACACGCCAGAGGGTCACGGAAACCCTGGGAGCTTTGCAAATTGCTTCTCTGGCGAACCGTCCTCCCCACCTTCTGTCGCATGGCCAACGCAAACGTGCTGCCATCGCCGGTATTCTGGCCATGCGTCCACGCATATTGATCCTGGATGAACCGACCGCCGGCCTGGATCACCAGGGAAAAATCCACCTGTTGGCCATCCTCTCCCACCTTTCGGATACGGGTACCACCATCGTATTTTCCACCCACGATGTTGATTTTGCCTATGCCTGGGCCGATACGGCTGCCCTGTTTGCCGATGGTCGGGTCCTGGAACAGGGACCCATCACGACCATCATGACCCGCACCTCCCTTCTCCAGGCAGCCAACCTGGCCCCCCCCATGGTTCTGGTATTACAGGATACCTTGCGCCACAACGGCATTGCGATTCCAACCAACCCGCCGGCACGCACGCTGGAAGCCCTGGCAGGCATCATGACCGATAAACTTTTCCAGATGGGTTGA